In a genomic window of uncultured Flavobacterium sp.:
- a CDS encoding porin family protein: MNIYKLLLLTTIFLVSLISSKVTAQSPLPIHVGIKGGSNFSELPVTDGFSSKYAVGYFVGAMGRFDFKRFYIQNEILYSEKSSKIEKTSLSASKNAKWRSLEMPLLIGYKVIDLSTLNVRVFGGGVYSYVLDENISSLNQLKNSYTKFNKSNIGYQVGAGVEMWKFTLDLVYQGGLNNISKDFNSKTNSFNVSVGYFIF; the protein is encoded by the coding sequence ATGAACATTTACAAATTATTATTACTAACCACTATTTTCTTAGTGAGTTTGATTTCTTCAAAAGTTACAGCACAATCTCCGCTTCCAATTCATGTGGGAATAAAAGGAGGTTCTAATTTTTCTGAATTGCCGGTTACAGATGGCTTTAGCTCAAAATATGCAGTGGGTTATTTTGTTGGAGCGATGGGAAGATTCGATTTTAAAAGATTCTATATTCAAAACGAAATCTTGTATAGCGAGAAGTCTTCAAAAATTGAGAAAACTTCATTATCAGCATCTAAAAATGCAAAATGGAGAAGTCTCGAAATGCCATTATTAATAGGTTATAAAGTAATTGATCTTTCGACTTTGAATGTGAGAGTTTTTGGAGGAGGAGTTTATTCGTATGTTCTCGATGAAAATATTTCGTCATTAAATCAGCTTAAAAACTCATACACAAAATTCAACAAATCTAATATTGGTTATCAGGTTGGAGCAGGAGTCGAAATGTGGAAATTTACCTTAGATTTAGTTTATCAAGGCGGACTGAATAATATTAGTAAAGACTTTAATTCCAAAACAAATTCCTTTAATGTAAGCGTTGGATATTTTATTTTCTAA
- a CDS encoding polyphosphate kinase 2 family protein: protein MKSIDPKDFKVTDKIKLSKIPTLLDIDADSDEKEAKLDKVQSKLSNLQDVMYAHNKYSVLICLQGMDTSGKDSLIREVFKEFNPRGVVVHSFKTPNSTELEHDYLWRHYIALPEKGKFAIFNRTHYENVLVTRVHPEYILGENLPGINSVDDITPKFWENRIKQINNFEKHISQNGTIVLKFYLHLSKEEQRQRLLRRLEEGKHNWKFSPGDLKEREHWKEYQEYYEEAINKTSTDYAPWYIVPADDKEMARYIVAKIIWEEMQKHTDIKEPELDEKIKANIEMYKEQLKKEP, encoded by the coding sequence ATGAAATCAATAGACCCGAAAGATTTTAAAGTTACAGATAAAATAAAGTTATCAAAGATTCCGACTTTGCTGGATATCGATGCCGATAGTGACGAAAAAGAAGCCAAACTGGATAAAGTGCAGTCAAAACTGAGCAATTTGCAAGACGTGATGTATGCACATAATAAATATAGTGTTTTGATTTGCCTGCAAGGAATGGACACTTCGGGAAAGGATAGTTTAATCAGGGAAGTTTTTAAGGAATTTAATCCGCGTGGTGTTGTGGTGCATAGTTTTAAAACGCCAAATTCGACGGAACTGGAACACGATTATTTATGGAGACATTATATTGCATTGCCGGAAAAAGGGAAATTTGCTATTTTTAATCGTACGCATTACGAGAATGTTCTGGTAACACGTGTACATCCGGAATATATTTTGGGGGAGAATTTGCCGGGAATTAATTCGGTTGATGATATCACGCCAAAATTTTGGGAAAACCGAATTAAGCAAATCAATAATTTCGAAAAGCATATTTCGCAAAACGGAACTATTGTACTTAAATTCTATTTGCATTTAAGTAAAGAGGAACAACGCCAACGTTTATTACGCCGTTTGGAAGAAGGGAAACACAACTGGAAGTTTTCGCCCGGAGATTTGAAAGAACGCGAACACTGGAAAGAATATCAGGAATATTATGAAGAGGCGATAAATAAAACTTCGACAGATTATGCGCCTTGGTATATTGTTCCTGCCGATGATAAAGAAATGGCACGATATATTGTAGCCAAAATTATCTGGGAAGAAATGCAGAAGCATACAGATATTAAGGAACCGGAATTGGACGAGAAGATTAAAGCCAATATCGAAATGTATAAAGAACAATTGAAGAAAGAGCCTTAA
- a CDS encoding sigma-70 family RNA polymerase sigma factor, whose amino-acid sequence MNRDAQRQVYEHMAPKLYRVCKRYLKKEEEIEEAMADAFYTIFTKLEQLKEVLAFEAWARKITVNHCLATIKKNTNFNMYLDDVKLLSQPFTEEVNALEEEDLLNLLNHIPDGCKTVFNLFVIEGFGHKEIAAMLNISEGTSKSQLNAAKTKLKDLVNKLYYQKAK is encoded by the coding sequence ATGAACCGCGATGCTCAGCGTCAGGTTTATGAGCATATGGCTCCAAAATTGTATCGCGTTTGCAAACGATACCTCAAAAAGGAAGAAGAAATAGAAGAAGCTATGGCTGACGCTTTCTATACCATATTTACAAAACTGGAACAACTAAAAGAAGTTCTGGCTTTTGAGGCTTGGGCAAGAAAAATAACTGTCAATCATTGTTTGGCAACGATCAAGAAAAATACAAATTTCAACATGTATCTTGATGATGTCAAATTACTCTCGCAACCTTTTACAGAAGAAGTTAACGCTTTGGAAGAAGAAGATTTACTCAATTTACTAAACCATATTCCGGACGGCTGTAAAACTGTTTTTAACCTTTTTGTTATAGAAGGTTTTGGACATAAAGAAATAGCTGCAATGCTAAACATTTCCGAAGGCACATCGAAATCACAATTGAATGCCGCAAAAACCAAGCTAAAGGATTTAGTAAATAAATTGTATTATCAAAAAGCAAAGTAG
- a CDS encoding LTA synthase family protein — protein sequence MKKLSFLKPIFNFIAIGLLITTLSRIFLFFIFKDRVVETPNFWYIFPIGLRMDLILLCYLSFLPALLITFLPNKWLKFTNKFLVIYSFLFLFLILFVELATPDFVKQYDTRPNKIFLDYLIYPKEVVGMLLKSYLTSIIVTFLILGVVLYFAFKKGKKYFYTTSAEYKFKLMIFPLVAFLLFFGARSSLTSKRPINASNAVFSTDQLTNTLGLNSFYTVAFAAYSIKNEGNTKMYGKMDEAEAIARVKKYMIAGPTDFTDAEIPFLHVQQPDTVLKKPYNLVIFLQESLGAEYVGILGGKPLTPEFDKLSKEGLLFTNLYCTGTRSVRGIEAVVTGFLPSPSESVVKLGNSQQGFFTLAEALKQKGYDTSFIYGGMANFDNMASFFNGNGFQDIVDQEDFESDGNKYAFKGTWGYSDEDLVTKANNYFKAKGDKPFFSLMFSTSNHEPFEYPAGRIKPYDTKPATVNNAMKYADFSIGKFFEMAKKEPYFKNTIFIVIADHNTRTYGKNLVPINKFHIPALIMGPGVPKGVSYSKLASQIDIPPTLLSYLGLSFETPMVGRNLNKLDPKTQGRSIMQFNDINAFRVENQVVIMQPNLKPLQFEIKNDTTLIPVKLNEELAKDALAHVITAGNLYKENKYKLRDTKK from the coding sequence ATGAAAAAATTAAGTTTTTTAAAACCCATTTTCAATTTTATAGCAATTGGATTGCTAATTACTACTTTAAGTCGAATATTTTTATTTTTTATTTTTAAAGACAGAGTAGTAGAAACACCAAATTTCTGGTATATTTTTCCAATCGGTCTTCGAATGGATTTAATATTATTATGTTATTTGTCATTTTTACCAGCGCTTTTAATTACGTTTCTTCCAAATAAATGGCTGAAATTCACCAATAAATTTCTGGTGATTTATAGCTTTTTATTTCTGTTTTTGATTCTTTTTGTAGAATTGGCAACACCGGATTTTGTAAAACAATACGATACACGTCCAAATAAGATATTCTTAGATTATCTGATTTATCCAAAAGAAGTTGTTGGAATGCTTTTAAAAAGTTACCTGACTTCTATCATTGTGACATTCTTAATTTTGGGAGTTGTTCTTTATTTTGCTTTCAAAAAAGGAAAAAAATATTTTTATACTACAAGTGCTGAATATAAATTCAAACTGATGATTTTTCCGTTAGTTGCGTTTTTATTGTTTTTTGGAGCACGTTCAAGTCTTACTTCAAAACGTCCGATAAATGCTAGTAATGCTGTTTTTTCTACAGATCAACTAACAAATACTTTGGGATTAAATTCATTTTATACAGTAGCTTTTGCGGCATATTCGATTAAAAATGAAGGAAACACGAAGATGTATGGTAAAATGGATGAAGCCGAAGCAATTGCTCGTGTAAAAAAATACATGATTGCCGGACCAACTGATTTTACAGATGCCGAGATTCCGTTTTTACACGTTCAACAACCGGACACAGTTTTAAAGAAACCTTATAACTTGGTAATCTTTCTACAAGAAAGTTTAGGAGCTGAATATGTTGGGATTTTAGGAGGAAAACCATTAACACCGGAATTTGATAAATTATCGAAAGAAGGATTATTGTTTACCAATTTATATTGTACAGGAACAAGAAGTGTCCGCGGAATTGAAGCGGTTGTAACCGGATTTTTGCCTTCACCATCAGAAAGTGTAGTAAAGTTGGGAAATTCACAACAAGGCTTTTTTACTTTGGCGGAAGCCTTAAAACAAAAAGGATATGACACCAGTTTCATTTACGGGGGAATGGCGAATTTTGATAATATGGCTTCGTTTTTCAACGGAAATGGTTTTCAGGATATTGTAGATCAGGAAGATTTTGAATCTGATGGAAATAAATATGCTTTCAAAGGAACTTGGGGTTATTCAGATGAAGATTTAGTTACCAAAGCAAACAATTATTTTAAAGCTAAAGGCGATAAACCTTTCTTTTCATTAATGTTTTCGACTTCAAATCATGAACCTTTTGAATATCCTGCAGGAAGAATTAAACCTTATGATACAAAACCAGCAACGGTAAATAACGCCATGAAATATGCGGATTTCTCTATTGGGAAATTCTTCGAAATGGCTAAAAAAGAACCTTATTTCAAGAATACTATTTTCATCGTTATTGCGGATCATAACACGAGAACGTACGGAAAAAATTTAGTACCAATTAATAAGTTTCATATTCCTGCTTTGATTATGGGACCTGGAGTTCCAAAAGGAGTTTCGTATAGTAAATTGGCAAGTCAAATTGATATTCCGCCTACATTGTTGAGTTATTTAGGGCTTTCGTTTGAAACCCCAATGGTTGGTAGAAATCTAAATAAATTAGATCCAAAAACACAAGGAAGATCGATCATGCAGTTTAATGATATCAACGCATTCAGAGTAGAAAATCAGGTTGTAATCATGCAGCCAAATTTGAAACCTCTGCAATTCGAAATCAAAAACGATACAACTTTAATTCCGGTTAAATTAAATGAAGAATTAGCAAAAGACGCTTTGGCACATGTAATTACAGCAGGAAATTTATATAAAGAGAATAAGTATAAACTGAGGGATACAAAAAAATAA
- a CDS encoding DUF6268 family outer membrane beta-barrel protein — MNKTVFYLSQLFIFLLVTISARSQQSISGEFKADYVPFSNYVRPIDSAKTDSKSNFKRAQLSVEIPLSMKMDKYNHPQLWSIVLQGAYAKMENKNYDLRDLPVEIPNGFPDELLNAQIGVKHLRSISPSWSILVMASVGVYTDMVEINKDDILVQGGVLFIKQFNPNLAFGFGPVLTNSFGVPMVLPGIYFNWESKGALHFKVTFPEGLELGYRISETFDLKTVVELSGMTAEINPANKTMLLGYQQIIAGLRPQLKFGKHWTFEPTAGSTLARSFSTNDRKIKNMFKEKDLANPRFTTTFYAALALKWQF, encoded by the coding sequence ATGAACAAGACAGTTTTTTATCTATCGCAATTATTTATTTTTCTATTGGTTACAATTTCTGCAAGATCTCAACAAAGTATCTCTGGAGAATTTAAAGCAGATTATGTTCCGTTTTCTAATTATGTCCGACCAATTGACAGCGCCAAAACAGACTCCAAAAGTAATTTTAAAAGGGCTCAGCTTTCTGTAGAAATTCCGCTTTCCATGAAAATGGACAAATACAATCATCCACAACTTTGGTCGATCGTGCTTCAGGGAGCTTATGCCAAAATGGAAAACAAGAATTATGATCTACGAGATCTTCCTGTAGAAATCCCAAACGGTTTTCCCGATGAGCTTCTAAACGCACAAATTGGAGTCAAACATTTAAGATCAATTTCTCCGTCGTGGTCAATTCTCGTAATGGCTTCTGTAGGCGTTTATACGGATATGGTCGAAATCAATAAAGATGATATTCTTGTACAAGGCGGCGTTCTTTTTATCAAACAATTCAATCCGAATTTGGCTTTTGGTTTCGGACCAGTTTTAACGAATAGTTTTGGTGTTCCAATGGTACTTCCTGGAATTTACTTTAATTGGGAATCTAAAGGCGCGCTACATTTTAAAGTTACTTTTCCTGAAGGTTTAGAATTAGGTTATAGAATATCTGAAACATTTGACTTAAAAACTGTTGTCGAACTTAGCGGAATGACTGCCGAAATAAATCCGGCAAATAAAACTATGTTACTTGGATATCAGCAAATTATTGCTGGTTTAAGACCTCAGCTTAAATTTGGTAAGCATTGGACATTTGAACCTACAGCGGGAAGTACTTTGGCTCGATCGTTCTCAACAAATGATCGAAAAATTAAAAATATGTTCAAAGAAAAAGATCTGGCAAACCCAAGATTCACGACAACATTTTATGCGGCTTTAGCTTTAAAATGGCAATTCTAG
- a CDS encoding histidine kinase, which translates to MTIKYKNRHWIFLIFFWFILGITIWAQLIADYGIISAIRQSGLILLSSIVLAHFLSDVMLPKALRKNKMTLFAVQAFAVVLLLSLCLAVVYAAFSDSQTRNRLYPEEANMAPIEFLWARFCGSIPAALLICGTACGLRFYQEHNVIERNHAELKQVHLEAQIKILQDQINPHLMFNILNHIHILMQSNVELASVLLVQFSDILRYQLYECNKEYVPLHLEIKYLKDLIAVEETRWGNELEVKSKWNIEDGHLQIVPLLLVPLIENAFKHVSRLPNQKGYVHLSCEQINKQLIFKIENSYTEQYKIPSNNQGLGLENVKKRLSIQYPEKHQLDIEKTDSDFTVKVTLDLK; encoded by the coding sequence ATGACTATAAAATATAAAAACCGGCATTGGATATTTTTAATCTTTTTCTGGTTCATACTTGGTATTACGATTTGGGCGCAATTGATAGCCGATTATGGAATAATTTCGGCTATACGCCAGTCAGGTTTAATATTATTAAGCTCCATTGTTTTGGCGCATTTTCTTAGTGATGTGATGCTTCCAAAGGCATTACGTAAAAACAAAATGACATTATTTGCCGTACAGGCTTTTGCAGTAGTGCTGCTTTTGTCACTTTGTCTGGCGGTGGTTTATGCCGCTTTCTCCGATTCGCAAACACGTAACCGATTATATCCCGAAGAAGCAAATATGGCTCCTATTGAGTTTTTGTGGGCTCGGTTTTGTGGAAGTATTCCCGCGGCACTTTTGATTTGTGGCACCGCTTGCGGACTTCGATTTTATCAGGAACATAATGTAATCGAAAGAAATCATGCCGAATTAAAACAAGTTCACTTAGAAGCTCAGATAAAAATCCTGCAAGATCAAATCAATCCGCATTTGATGTTTAATATTTTGAATCATATTCACATTTTGATGCAAAGCAATGTCGAATTGGCTTCGGTTTTATTAGTTCAGTTTTCGGATATTTTAAGATATCAATTGTACGAATGTAATAAAGAATATGTTCCGTTACATCTTGAAATTAAATACTTAAAAGATTTGATTGCCGTCGAAGAAACGCGTTGGGGAAATGAATTAGAAGTAAAAAGCAAATGGAATATCGAAGACGGTCATCTTCAGATTGTACCTTTACTTTTGGTTCCGCTAATAGAAAATGCTTTTAAACACGTATCAAGACTTCCAAACCAAAAAGGATACGTGCATTTATCATGCGAACAAATCAATAAACAATTGATTTTTAAAATCGAAAATTCTTATACAGAACAATACAAGATTCCGTCTAATAATCAAGGATTAGGACTCGAAAACGTCAAGAAAAGATTGTCGATTCAATATCCCGAAAAACATCAATTAGATATAGAAAAGACTGATTCGGATTTTACCGTAAAAGTGACTTTAGATTTAAAATAA
- a CDS encoding MATE family efflux transporter, translated as MNLKQYTKEFSYNLRLAYPIILGMVGHTLIGIVDNIMVGKLGSTELAAVSLGNSMIFIAMSLGIGFSTAITPIVAEGDAEKNDSKIRSAFHHGLFLCILLGLLLFGVIILAKPIMELLKQPADVIALAKPYLDWVAFSLIPLIMYQGYKQFADGMSMTKYSMYAMIMANVLHVGINYMLIYGIWIFPKMGIVGAALGTVISRIFLVMFMHIMLSRRNDLKQYFKNFSFDEIKKETIKKIISIGFPSAMQMLFEVVLFTASIWLCGNIGKTSQAANQIALSLSSMTFMFAMGLSVTSMIRVSNQRGLNDYKNLVIVARSIFLLAIIIETVFAILFVVFHNYLPYIFLNMENGGQLLDNNEVISIASKLFIIAAVFQISDGIQVVVLGALRGLQDVKIPMYITFVAYWVIGFPISYYLAEYTDLKAQGVWIGLLAGLTSAAIFLYIRFHFLTKKLIKNSDSNT; from the coding sequence TTGAATTTAAAGCAGTACACTAAAGAGTTTTCATACAATTTAAGATTAGCATATCCTATTATATTAGGTATGGTTGGACATACATTAATAGGTATCGTCGATAATATAATGGTAGGGAAATTAGGAAGTACTGAACTTGCAGCAGTTTCACTTGGAAACAGCATGATTTTTATTGCAATGTCTTTAGGAATTGGTTTCTCGACCGCAATTACTCCAATTGTTGCCGAAGGTGATGCTGAAAAAAACGATTCTAAAATTCGTTCAGCATTTCATCACGGTTTGTTTTTGTGTATTCTTTTAGGATTATTACTTTTTGGCGTAATTATTCTGGCTAAGCCAATAATGGAATTGCTAAAACAGCCAGCCGATGTAATTGCACTTGCAAAACCATATCTTGATTGGGTAGCTTTTTCGTTGATTCCGCTAATTATGTATCAGGGTTATAAGCAATTTGCTGATGGAATGTCGATGACAAAATATTCGATGTACGCCATGATTATGGCAAATGTTCTGCATGTTGGTATCAATTATATGTTGATTTACGGAATCTGGATTTTCCCAAAAATGGGAATCGTTGGCGCAGCACTTGGAACAGTAATTTCGAGAATCTTTCTGGTAATGTTCATGCATATAATGTTATCCAGAAGAAATGATTTAAAACAATATTTCAAGAATTTCAGTTTTGATGAAATTAAAAAAGAAACCATAAAGAAAATTATAAGCATAGGATTTCCATCGGCAATGCAAATGCTTTTTGAAGTTGTATTGTTTACCGCATCAATCTGGCTTTGCGGTAATATTGGTAAAACCAGTCAGGCAGCCAATCAAATTGCGTTGAGTTTGTCTTCAATGACCTTTATGTTTGCAATGGGATTAAGCGTGACATCAATGATTCGAGTTAGTAATCAAAGAGGATTAAATGACTATAAAAACTTAGTTATCGTTGCTCGTTCTATTTTTTTACTGGCGATTATAATCGAAACCGTTTTTGCAATCTTGTTCGTTGTTTTTCATAATTACTTGCCTTATATCTTTTTGAATATGGAGAACGGAGGACAACTTCTGGACAATAACGAAGTAATAAGTATTGCTTCAAAATTATTTATAATAGCGGCAGTTTTCCAAATTTCAGATGGAATTCAGGTGGTTGTTTTAGGAGCTTTACGCGGATTACAAGATGTAAAAATCCCAATGTATATAACATTTGTGGCATATTGGGTAATTGGTTTTCCGATCTCGTATTATTTAGCCGAATATACAGATTTGAAAGCGCAGGGAGTTTGGATTGGACTTTTGGCAGGATTAACTTCTGCGGCGATATTTTTGTACATTCGTTTTCACTTTCTGACTAAAAAATTAATCAAAAATTCAGATTCAAATACTTAA
- a CDS encoding LytTR family DNA-binding domain-containing protein — MNMKCLVIDDEPIARNGIVDFVSKIDFLEVVGTCASALEATSYIQDKQIDLLFLDINMPYLSGLEFLESLDNPPLVIFTTAYSEHALDGYRLQVVDYLLKPITFQRFYQASLKAKQWHQMISPKQNQLDPFLYVRQEEGFQKISWVDILYIEGMQNYAKLHFTDRILVIHQTMISLEETLPTEIFFRIHKSFLVNITHIDSVSGGRLFVKGQELPISRTRREALLKEVVYKNLLSR; from the coding sequence ATGAATATGAAATGTCTCGTTATTGACGACGAACCAATTGCAAGAAACGGAATAGTAGATTTTGTTTCAAAAATTGATTTCCTTGAAGTTGTTGGCACTTGCGCTTCTGCTTTGGAAGCGACTTCGTACATTCAGGATAAACAAATCGATTTGCTGTTTCTGGATATAAATATGCCATATTTGTCCGGATTAGAATTTTTAGAATCTCTGGATAATCCGCCATTGGTTATTTTTACAACCGCTTATTCAGAGCATGCTTTGGACGGATATCGTTTGCAGGTTGTTGATTATTTGCTGAAACCAATTACTTTTCAGCGTTTTTATCAGGCTTCATTAAAAGCAAAACAATGGCATCAAATGATTTCTCCAAAGCAAAATCAATTAGATCCTTTTCTTTATGTTCGTCAGGAAGAAGGATTTCAAAAGATTTCGTGGGTTGATATTTTATATATCGAAGGAATGCAAAATTATGCTAAACTTCATTTTACAGATAGAATTCTCGTGATTCATCAAACCATGATTTCATTAGAAGAAACACTTCCAACGGAGATTTTCTTTAGAATTCACAAATCATTTCTAGTCAATATAACACATATTGATTCCGTTTCCGGCGGACGATTATTTGTAAAAGGACAAGAACTACCTATTTCAAGAACACGCCGTGAAGCATTATTGAAAGAGGTAGTTTATAAAAATCTATTAAGCAGATAA
- a CDS encoding cytochrome c peroxidase translates to MKKIYCLLFLVTFVACQKKNKHQEVNELFQSDITLLIEKVAKLKYSVQEDSTEAQIQRQFLEAHQNYKKVEMISEYYSPAVSKSINGPAIPEFEENDKVTVQAEGFQVIEELVFPKYNRATKKELLQELGVLSANLTRLEKVSSSNELTDAHVFDAMRLEVYRIITLGITGFDSPVVLNSLPEALVSLETIEKYYKVYLEDKSVPNSKQVLAVLEKGKKYLKANTNFDAFDRAYFIKEIANPLSRGLYKTQSELGISVMKEQRGLKVTSETLFDKDAFDPEAFSGFPDYKTTPEKIALGKKLFNDPILSGNNTRSCASCHHADKAFTDGLERAVSLDGKSMIQRNTPTLNNIAFQRVFFADSRVSYLEDQAVAVIKNENEMHGSLEKSALAIQKKADYVKEFEKAFPKGEINEFAIKNALASYIRSLSHYDSKFDGYMQNKAAFSADEKAGFNLFAGKAKCATCHFIPLTNGTVPPNFDRSESEILGVPNKNNKLDGDLGKFVITGAAIHKYSFKTPTIRNIELTAPYMHNGVYKTMEEVIDFYNEGGGLGKGFALDNQTLPEDKLKLTDKEKKQLIAFMRTLTDKKFVENRE, encoded by the coding sequence ATGAAAAAAATATATTGTTTGTTGTTCTTAGTAACATTTGTTGCTTGTCAGAAAAAAAACAAACATCAGGAAGTAAATGAATTGTTTCAGTCAGATATTACTTTATTGATCGAAAAAGTCGCCAAACTTAAATATTCGGTACAAGAAGATTCTACCGAAGCGCAGATTCAGAGACAATTTCTGGAGGCACATCAAAATTATAAAAAGGTCGAAATGATAAGTGAGTATTATTCGCCCGCAGTTTCTAAATCGATCAACGGACCAGCAATTCCGGAGTTCGAAGAAAATGATAAAGTGACCGTTCAGGCCGAAGGTTTTCAGGTTATTGAGGAATTGGTTTTTCCGAAATATAATAGAGCAACCAAAAAAGAATTACTTCAGGAATTAGGTGTTTTATCTGCCAATTTAACTCGGTTAGAAAAAGTTTCAAGTTCTAATGAATTGACAGATGCGCACGTTTTTGATGCCATGCGATTAGAAGTTTATAGAATTATTACTTTAGGAATTACCGGTTTTGATTCGCCTGTAGTTTTAAATTCACTTCCGGAAGCATTGGTTTCTTTAGAAACAATCGAAAAATATTATAAGGTTTATCTTGAAGATAAATCAGTTCCGAATAGTAAACAAGTTCTTGCAGTTTTAGAAAAAGGCAAAAAATATTTAAAAGCAAACACCAATTTCGACGCTTTTGATCGTGCTTATTTTATCAAAGAAATTGCAAATCCGTTAAGTCGCGGATTATATAAAACACAATCAGAATTGGGAATTTCGGTAATGAAAGAGCAAAGAGGTTTGAAGGTAACATCTGAAACTTTATTTGATAAAGACGCTTTTGATCCCGAAGCTTTTTCGGGTTTCCCGGATTATAAAACGACGCCTGAAAAAATTGCTTTAGGCAAAAAGTTATTCAATGATCCTATTTTATCCGGAAACAATACACGTTCCTGCGCTTCTTGTCATCACGCCGATAAGGCTTTTACGGATGGTTTGGAAAGAGCGGTTTCATTAGACGGAAAATCAATGATTCAGCGTAATACTCCAACATTAAATAATATTGCTTTTCAGCGTGTATTTTTTGCAGATTCCCGTGTAAGTTATCTCGAAGATCAGGCGGTTGCCGTAATTAAAAACGAAAATGAAATGCATGGATCTCTGGAGAAATCTGCTTTGGCGATTCAAAAGAAAGCTGATTATGTAAAGGAATTCGAGAAAGCTTTTCCGAAAGGAGAAATCAATGAATTTGCAATCAAAAACGCTTTAGCATCTTACATTCGTTCGTTGAGTCATTACGATTCCAAGTTCGACGGATATATGCAAAACAAAGCAGCCTTTTCAGCCGATGAAAAAGCAGGATTTAATCTGTTTGCCGGAAAAGCCAAATGTGCAACTTGCCATTTTATTCCACTAACAAACGGAACTGTTCCGCCAAATTTTGACAGATCTGAAAGTGAGATTTTAGGTGTTCCAAATAAAAACAATAAACTCGACGGCGATTTAGGAAAGTTCGTGATTACGGGAGCAGCTATTCACAAATATTCATTCAAAACTCCAACCATTAGAAACATTGAACTTACAGCGCCTTACATGCATAATGGAGTTTATAAAACGATGGAAGAAGTAATAGATTTTTATAATGAAGGCGGAGGTTTAGGTAAAGGTTTCGCTCTTGATAATCAAACATTGCCCGAAGACAAATTAAAACTGACAGATAAAGAAAAAAAGCAACTTATAGCCTTTATGAGAACGTTGACGGATAAGAAGTTTGTGGAGAATAGAGAATAG